A region of Actinomycetota bacterium DNA encodes the following proteins:
- a CDS encoding ArsC/Spx/MgsR family protein yields the protein MRDRLSGDEIRALGERAGGVEELVAPRRRSEVEGMTPDQVVSYLTQDPGRLRRPIIDTGDEVHLGFSRAVRERLGPFP from the coding sequence GTGCGCGACAGGCTGTCCGGCGATGAGATACGGGCGCTCGGGGAGAGGGCGGGCGGCGTCGAAGAGCTGGTCGCGCCCCGGCGACGGTCCGAGGTGGAGGGGATGACGCCGGACCAGGTCGTGTCCTACCTGACCCAGGACCCCGGACGTCTGCGCCGTCCGATCATCGATACGGGGGACGAGGTTCACCTAGGGTTCTCCCGGGCCGTCCGCGAGAGGCTCGGTCCGTTCCCGTGA